Within the Anaerotignum faecicola genome, the region TCCATCAAAATATAAAATACCTGTTATAAGCAGCCACCATTCTATACCTTTATTTCGACCCTTAAAAGAAAAGAGATACCCTAAGGTATCTCCTCTCTTTTGGATGTATTTTGTTTGGATGTATATATGGATGTAAATTCTTACCTGTGTTAAAAAATTCCTTCGGAGTATCAGACTGCATGCTTCTGTGTTGCGGAAACTGCATGCTTCTTCTGTTCTTCCTTTTCTGCCTTGCGCAGCTTGAAGATTTTGTATACGCCGACTGTAATCAGAGGCAGTACATAGATTGCAAGGAAAGCGTAGGACAATGCGTTGTAAACCGTTGCGATCAGGTCGATGATGCCAACCTTGGACAGAACCATAGAACCAACCAGAACGATGATAGTCAGGATTGCCTGCTGTTTGCCTGTCATAGGAGGCTTATGCGCTTCCTTCAAGCCATTGTTTACACGCTCCAGAGCCGCATGGATGATGCCTGTAGAGGTTTCGATCAGTGTCCAGCCCATTACAATACCAAAGATTGCGATAACAACAGGGCCTGCGGTTCCCTGCATCATTGCCAGCCAGGGTACGCTTGCACCGAGAACATCAGGATTCGGATAGAAGCACATAACCGCAAAGTATGTCAGGAACCAGGGAATCGTAGCCAGCACGCCGCCGATAATACCGGAAACAACGGATTCTACCCTTCTGGTCTGTCTTTCGATTGTAAAGAAGGTTGCAGGCATTACAACCAGATTGTATGCGCAGTAAAGAACGCCGCTCCAAAGAGCCTTGCCTGCGGATACAGAGCCTCCGATAAAGCTTGTGTCATGGTTTGCAAATACAGTAGAAATGTTCTTGCCAAATGTACCGATAACCAGTACGGAGAAGATGATGTAGCCTGCATACAGGGCAACCGTACCCAGTGTTTCAAAGCGTTCAATCAATCTGGAGCCGTAGAAGTTCAAAATCGCAACAACCACTGTAATGGCAACAACGCCGACCCAGTAGTTCAATCCCAGCGTTTGTTCTACGATATTACCGGTTGCAGATGCCATAACAGCAATGATAACAACCATAAACAGCAGATAAACGATATCGAACACAATCCACAAAGGGCCGCCGATGGTCTTCATAAATGTTTTGAAATCGTATGCCTTTGTCAGTCGAATCAGCTCATAGGTCAGTGCCGCGATGACCGCAAATCCTAAGAATGTCCCCAGGCCGGACAGCCAGCCCAGTGCGCCGTATTTCGCACCGTATTCTACGATTTCACGACCGGTTGCATAACCGCCGCCGATCATTACGGACTGAAGGATAATGCCGGGCAAAACAAATTTCCCGAAGCTGCCTTCAAAAAAGCCTTTTTTCTTTTCCATAAAATTCCCCTCTTTTCTTTTGTGTAAAGCCAACTCATTGTAAAAATAAATGCTGAAAAATAATGAGTTTCTTTTGTACCTTTGCCATCCCTTAAAAGCTACTCGGAACAGCTTTTTCATCTGTATAATTGCGAAAGCTCTTTTTGTACTTTTTCTCATACAAAATTGAACTTTTGTAAAAATTTACTCGTTTTTGGCAAGAAAGTCAATAGGCGCATTTGTATTTTTTTCTTCCAAAAAAACGTTTCACCTGTAAAAAAACGTCATTTTTCGGCGCTTCGCCCCCTCAGTTGTTTGACAACGTCGTCATTTTCTGCATAGAAACACCTGCTATTTTTCCTTCCCTTCTCAAAATCCAAAATTTTTCCGTTTAAATGCGTCATTTTCAATAAAACTGCACTCATTTTTTTCGCATTTTTTACACTTCGCACAAAAAAATATGTATGGATTCCTGCATATAACGTATAATTATGCAATTTAACCCTTATGTATACAGTTTTTCTGCATACAATGTGGCGTATCCCTCTGTGTTTTTCCACAAAAAAAGATACGACAGTCATCATTCCATCGTATCCCTTTGATAATTTTCACTGATACCTCATCACTGAAGTATTTATGGATAGCGGAAGGGTTCGGGAAACAAATCCGTTTCCCGAATATCATCCGCAGGCGGAATTCACTTCCGCCGAGGAAAACAGTAGGTTTCAAGGCTTTTGCCGCGGAACCTATCTGTTTATTCCTC harbors:
- a CDS encoding YkvI family membrane protein, which produces MEKKKGFFEGSFGKFVLPGIILQSVMIGGGYATGREIVEYGAKYGALGWLSGLGTFLGFAVIAALTYELIRLTKAYDFKTFMKTIGGPLWIVFDIVYLLFMVVIIAVMASATGNIVEQTLGLNYWVGVVAITVVVAILNFYGSRLIERFETLGTVALYAGYIIFSVLVIGTFGKNISTVFANHDTSFIGGSVSAGKALWSGVLYCAYNLVVMPATFFTIERQTRRVESVVSGIIGGVLATIPWFLTYFAVMCFYPNPDVLGASVPWLAMMQGTAGPVVIAIFGIVMGWTLIETSTGIIHAALERVNNGLKEAHKPPMTGKQQAILTIIVLVGSMVLSKVGIIDLIATVYNALSYAFLAIYVLPLITVGVYKIFKLRKAEKEEQKKHAVSATQKHAV